From Qingrenia yutianensis, the proteins below share one genomic window:
- a CDS encoding response regulator transcription factor, with product MKILIVDDEKLLVKGMKFNFEQDGYTIEAAYDGEEALKLAHDKSIDLIILDLMLPKIDGITVCQKVREFSAVPIIMLTAKAEDMDKIMGLEYGADDYITKPFNILELKARVKAILRRTAPVSVDKSKISYGSITLDYNQRKIIINGSSIDLTSKEFDLMDLFLSNPEKVYSRDNLLDLIWGYDYPGDARTVDVHIRRLREKIEPNSAEPKYIMTKWGAGYYFKS from the coding sequence ATGAAAATACTTATAGTTGACGACGAGAAACTGCTTGTAAAAGGAATGAAATTCAACTTTGAACAAGACGGATACACAATAGAGGCGGCATATGACGGCGAGGAGGCATTAAAGCTTGCGCACGACAAGAGCATAGACCTTATAATTCTCGACCTTATGCTTCCGAAAATCGACGGCATAACCGTGTGCCAAAAGGTGCGCGAATTTTCTGCCGTGCCTATAATTATGCTCACTGCAAAGGCTGAAGATATGGACAAAATTATGGGTCTTGAATACGGCGCGGACGATTACATCACAAAGCCGTTTAACATTCTTGAACTTAAAGCGAGGGTTAAAGCAATTTTGCGCCGTACCGCACCGGTAAGCGTTGACAAATCAAAAATTTCGTACGGAAGCATTACGCTTGACTACAACCAGCGCAAAATCATTATCAACGGTTCGAGCATAGACCTCACCTCAAAGGAATTTGACCTTATGGATTTGTTTTTGTCAAACCCCGAAAAGGTTTACAGCCGTGACAATCTGCTTGACCTTATTTGGGGCTACGACTACCCCGGTGACGCGCGCACGGTGGACGTTCACATAAGACGTCTGCGCGAGAAAATCGAGCCGAACAGCGCAGAACCGAAATACATTATGACGAAATGGGGTGCCGGATATTATTTTAAATCTTAA
- the nifU gene encoding Fe-S cluster assembly scaffold protein NifU: protein MMYSEKVLDHFSNPRNVGEVENANAVGQVGNAKCGDIMKISMRIEDNIIKDVKFKTFGCGAAVATSSMATELVKGKSVDDALKLTNKAVMEALDGLPPVKVHCSVLAEEAIGAAIQNYYDNAGIDKKVKKGCDGCCSSCGGHDEHHHE, encoded by the coding sequence ATGATGTACAGTGAAAAAGTTTTAGACCATTTCTCAAATCCGCGAAATGTCGGCGAGGTTGAAAACGCAAACGCGGTAGGTCAGGTCGGCAACGCAAAATGCGGAGATATAATGAAAATTTCAATGCGTATTGAGGATAACATTATTAAAGACGTTAAATTCAAAACATTCGGCTGCGGTGCGGCGGTTGCAACAAGCAGTATGGCAACAGAACTTGTTAAAGGCAAAAGCGTCGACGACGCATTAAAGCTTACAAACAAAGCCGTTATGGAGGCTCTCGACGGACTTCCGCCCGTAAAGGTTCACTGCTCCGTTCTTGCCGAGGAGGCAATCGGCGCGGCAATACAGAACTATTACGACAACGCCGGAATTGACAAAAAAGTTAAAAAAGGCTGTGACGGATGCTGTTCAAGCTGCGGCGGCCACGACGAACATCATCACGAATAA